Proteins from a single region of Pseudomonas sp. BSw22131:
- the tssA gene encoding type VI secretion system protein TssA, with amino-acid sequence MDVSLLLSPVSESFPCGEDLEYDADFLQLERDAAGKPERAMGDSVQPAQPPQWQLVRQTSVALLKRSKDLRVAHRLLQSHLALEGIPGLAVGLLLVYELLCRYWPVLHPQLDCDDQDDPTIRINALSAIACDTTLRLLGASLLIRSPVFGSVSLRAAMNASGLQSFSDQTLSGDELAAALRSSDPQALRDMHFALSESQRRAAAIEACVSEHVSSAHGVDLSALKTALKHALSILGDVVPQHASGRSAHPVEIAAETLVSTLNTPSAPVDIANRTDVLRCLDSVLRYYGQHEPSSPLPVLLNRAKSLVHADFAAVVRNLIPDGTSQLENLRGPQSD; translated from the coding sequence GTGGATGTTTCATTGTTACTTTCTCCAGTTTCTGAAAGTTTTCCGTGCGGTGAAGATTTAGAGTACGACGCTGATTTTTTACAGCTGGAACGCGACGCCGCGGGTAAACCAGAACGCGCCATGGGCGACTCGGTACAGCCTGCACAACCCCCTCAATGGCAACTCGTTCGGCAAACGAGCGTTGCACTGCTCAAGCGCAGCAAAGACCTGCGCGTCGCGCACCGTCTTCTGCAAAGTCACCTTGCGCTGGAAGGCATCCCTGGCCTGGCAGTCGGCTTGCTGCTGGTTTACGAGTTGCTTTGCCGCTACTGGCCAGTGCTGCATCCACAGCTGGATTGCGATGACCAAGACGACCCGACCATCCGCATCAATGCCCTGAGCGCCATCGCCTGCGACACAACCCTTCGCCTGCTCGGCGCAAGCCTACTGATCCGCTCTCCGGTCTTTGGATCGGTCAGCCTGCGTGCCGCGATGAACGCAAGCGGACTGCAAAGCTTCAGCGATCAAACGCTCTCGGGCGACGAGCTCGCGGCTGCGTTGCGCAGTAGCGATCCACAGGCATTACGCGATATGCATTTCGCTCTGAGCGAGTCCCAGCGAAGGGCGGCGGCCATCGAGGCATGCGTCTCTGAACACGTGAGCTCGGCGCACGGAGTGGATCTGTCAGCTTTGAAGACGGCTCTGAAGCACGCTCTGAGCATCCTCGGTGACGTGGTTCCCCAGCACGCCAGTGGACGTAGTGCGCATCCGGTGGAGATCGCCGCCGAGACGCTTGTTTCGACGCTGAACACGCCGAGTGCCCCAGTGGATATTGCCAACCGCACAGACGTATTGCGCTGCCTCGACAGTGTCCTCAGGTACTACGGCCAACACGAGCCTTCCAGCCCTCTGCCGGTATTGCTGAACCGTGCGAAATCATTGGTGCACGCCGATTTCGCCGCCGTCGTGCGCAACCTCATTCCAGACGGCACCTCCCAACTCGAAAACCTGCGCGGACCGCAAAGTGATTAG
- the tssE gene encoding type VI secretion system baseplate subunit TssE, whose translation MTALTSRERLQPSLLDRLTDQEPGNPHDSPDTRMLSLTRLKSSVLRDLAWLLNATSLLDTATKRQTPADHSVINFGLPPLAGHSLYSVEVPVLEKLIHQAIITYEPRILAATLRVRAETSSDQITFNVLGFEIAGDLWAQPMVLPLLLRTELDLESGHMQVIPAGNRTRA comes from the coding sequence GTGACCGCCCTGACTTCCCGCGAACGCTTGCAGCCCTCGCTGCTGGACCGTTTGACCGACCAGGAGCCGGGCAACCCTCATGACAGCCCCGACACACGCATGCTCTCGCTGACCCGGCTCAAGTCCTCGGTCCTGCGTGATCTGGCGTGGTTGCTCAATGCGACGTCGTTGCTGGATACAGCCACGAAGCGCCAAACGCCCGCCGACCATTCCGTCATCAACTTCGGTCTGCCGCCCCTTGCCGGGCACAGCCTTTACAGTGTTGAAGTCCCAGTGCTTGAAAAGCTCATTCATCAGGCAATCATCACGTACGAGCCGCGCATTCTGGCGGCCACCTTACGCGTGCGGGCAGAGACTTCATCCGATCAAATCACTTTCAACGTATTGGGTTTCGAGATTGCCGGCGACTTGTGGGCGCAGCCAATGGTGCTCCCACTGTTGCTGCGCACCGAGCTCGATCTTGAGTCCGGACACATGCAGGTCATCCCAGCCGGGAACCGGACACGAGCATGA
- the tssK gene encoding type VI secretion system baseplate subunit TssK produces MSWNNRVVWSEGMFIATQHFQQHDRYLENLIDARSRPLSSGAWGFSELRLDHGLLAQGKLAIVSARGLLPDGTPFNIPHDDLAPSPLSIGEGLRDGMVYLALALKRVGLRDTVDQSEPLEGARFISQVREVRDDNAPFESRTTMATAGRALRLLAADEGLGDYTALGLVRIKETRVDRAVVLDDDYVAPVLDVAAALPLATFRAELLGLLHQRGEALAGRVVASAAGGAAEISDFMLLQLVNRAEPLLDHLSQVSPLHPERFYSELVSLAGEFATFADSQRRPSTFTPYRHDDLASSFAPLMHALREALSMLIDNKATALAIVEKAYGIHVAMLTDNTLIDIASFVLVVGADMPGETLRARFAQQIKIGSVEHIRDLVNLQLPGIGLVPLPVAPRQIPFHAGATYYELDRGSEHWKQLQHSGGFAFHVAGDFPGLTLAFWAIRG; encoded by the coding sequence ATGTCCTGGAACAATCGTGTGGTCTGGTCGGAAGGCATGTTCATCGCAACGCAGCACTTTCAGCAGCATGACCGGTATCTCGAAAACTTGATCGACGCACGCAGTCGCCCACTCTCCTCAGGGGCCTGGGGCTTCTCTGAGTTACGCCTGGACCACGGTTTACTGGCCCAAGGCAAACTGGCAATCGTGTCTGCTCGCGGATTATTGCCTGACGGCACGCCGTTCAATATTCCTCACGACGACCTGGCGCCAAGCCCATTGAGCATTGGTGAAGGGCTGCGTGACGGCATGGTTTATCTGGCGCTTGCACTCAAACGTGTGGGCCTGCGTGACACGGTTGATCAGAGTGAGCCGCTCGAGGGCGCCAGGTTCATCAGCCAGGTGCGCGAAGTGCGTGACGACAATGCGCCCTTCGAAAGCCGGACAACGATGGCGACTGCCGGTCGAGCGCTGCGTTTGCTGGCCGCCGACGAGGGGTTGGGTGACTACACCGCACTGGGTCTGGTGCGAATCAAAGAAACGCGTGTTGACCGGGCGGTGGTACTGGATGACGACTATGTTGCGCCGGTGCTGGACGTTGCGGCTGCGCTGCCACTGGCGACCTTTCGCGCGGAATTGCTCGGGCTGCTGCACCAGCGCGGCGAAGCGCTGGCGGGTCGAGTGGTGGCGTCCGCTGCGGGAGGTGCCGCCGAGATATCCGATTTCATGTTGCTGCAACTGGTCAATCGCGCCGAGCCACTGCTCGATCACCTGAGTCAGGTGAGCCCGCTGCATCCCGAGCGCTTCTATAGCGAGTTAGTCAGTCTGGCCGGTGAGTTTGCGACGTTTGCCGACTCGCAACGTCGGCCTTCCACGTTTACCCCTTACCGGCACGATGATCTTGCGTCGAGCTTTGCTCCGCTGATGCATGCGTTGCGCGAGGCGCTCTCGATGCTGATCGACAACAAGGCGACAGCGCTTGCCATCGTTGAAAAAGCCTATGGCATTCATGTCGCGATGCTGACCGACAACACACTGATCGATATCGCCAGTTTCGTCCTCGTGGTCGGCGCCGATATGCCGGGCGAGACATTGCGCGCGCGCTTCGCCCAGCAGATCAAGATTGGTTCGGTCGAGCACATCCGGGATCTGGTGAATCTGCAACTTCCAGGGATTGGTCTGGTGCCGCTCCCGGTTGCACCCAGGCAGATTCCGTTTCATGCGGGCGCGACCTATTACGAGCTCGACCGAGGCAGCGAACACTGGAAGCAGCTGCAGCATTCGGGCGGTTTTGCGTTTCACGTGGCGGGTGATTTTCCCGGCTTGACCTTGGCTTTCTGGGCCATTCGAGGGTAA
- the tssB gene encoding type VI secretion system contractile sheath small subunit — protein sequence MANTSSQKFIARNRAPRVQIEYDVELYGAEKKIQLPFVMGVMADLAGKPCEPLPAVADRKYLEIDVDNFDSRLKAMQPRVAFHVPNELTGDGNLSLDITFESMDDFSPAAVARKVDSLNQLLEARTQLANLLTYMDGKTGAEEIIMKAIKDPALLQALASAPKPQDPEPMA from the coding sequence GTGGCGAACACCAGTTCTCAGAAATTCATTGCGCGCAACCGGGCCCCACGGGTTCAGATCGAGTACGACGTCGAACTGTACGGCGCAGAAAAAAAGATCCAGCTCCCGTTTGTGATGGGGGTCATGGCAGACCTTGCAGGTAAACCCTGCGAACCGTTGCCGGCCGTGGCTGATCGCAAATACCTTGAAATCGATGTCGATAATTTCGACTCACGCCTCAAGGCCATGCAGCCGCGCGTGGCGTTTCACGTGCCCAACGAGCTGACCGGCGACGGCAATCTGAGCCTCGATATCACCTTTGAAAGCATGGACGACTTCAGCCCGGCGGCCGTCGCCCGCAAGGTCGATTCACTCAACCAATTGCTGGAAGCACGTACCCAACTGGCGAACCTGCTGACCTACATGGACGGCAAGACCGGCGCTGAAGAAATCATCATGAAGGCGATCAAAGACCCGGCGTTGCTGCAGGCATTGGCGAGCGCTCCCAAGCCTCAAGACCCTGAGCCGATGGCCTGA
- the tssC gene encoding type VI secretion system contractile sheath large subunit, translated as MTQSMQESQAQPGTIEDTSAFATLLMQEFKPKTERAREAVESAVRTLAEQALAQTVLVSNDAISSIESIIAAIDAKLTAQVNLVIHHPQFQQLESAWRGLHYLVNNTESDEQLKIRVLNISKPELHKTLKKFKGTAWDQSPLFKKMYEEEYGQFGGEPYGCLVGDYYFDQSPPDVELLGELSRVCAAMHAPFIAAASPTVMGMGSWQELSNPRDLTKIFTTPEYAGWRSLRESEDSRYIGLTMPRFLARLPYGAKTDPVEAFAFEEDTDGADSKKYTWANAAYAMAVNINRSFKHYGWCSRIRGVESGGEVQNLPAHTFPTDDGGVDMKCPTEIAISDRREAELAKNGFMPLLHKKNTDFAAFIGAQSLQKPAEYDDPDATANANLAARLPYLFATCRFAHYLKCIVRDKVGSFKEKDEMQRWLQDWILNYVDGDPTHSTEISKAQHPLAAAEVVVEDIEGNPGYYQSKFFLRPHYQLEGLTVSLRLVSKLPSAKSA; from the coding sequence ATGACCCAATCGATGCAGGAAAGTCAGGCTCAGCCGGGCACTATCGAGGACACCAGCGCGTTCGCGACGTTGCTGATGCAAGAATTCAAACCAAAAACCGAACGGGCCCGGGAGGCTGTGGAATCAGCCGTTCGCACGCTCGCCGAACAAGCCTTGGCGCAGACCGTATTGGTCTCGAACGATGCGATCAGCTCCATCGAATCAATCATCGCTGCCATCGACGCCAAGCTGACTGCTCAGGTGAATCTGGTCATTCATCACCCGCAATTCCAGCAACTGGAAAGCGCTTGGCGCGGATTGCATTACCTGGTCAACAACACCGAAAGCGACGAGCAGCTAAAGATTCGGGTGCTGAATATTTCTAAGCCCGAGCTGCACAAAACGCTGAAGAAGTTCAAAGGCACGGCGTGGGATCAAAGCCCGCTGTTCAAGAAGATGTACGAGGAAGAATACGGTCAGTTTGGCGGCGAACCCTACGGCTGTCTGGTTGGCGATTACTACTTCGATCAGTCGCCTCCAGACGTTGAACTGCTCGGGGAATTGTCCAGGGTCTGCGCGGCTATGCATGCTCCCTTCATCGCGGCTGCTTCGCCAACCGTGATGGGGATGGGCTCGTGGCAGGAGCTATCAAACCCGCGGGATCTGACCAAGATTTTCACTACCCCCGAATACGCGGGATGGCGCTCTCTGCGTGAATCGGAAGACTCTCGCTACATCGGCCTGACCATGCCGCGCTTTCTGGCGCGTCTGCCCTATGGCGCAAAAACCGACCCGGTGGAAGCGTTCGCTTTCGAAGAAGACACCGACGGCGCGGACAGCAAAAAATATACGTGGGCGAATGCGGCATACGCCATGGCGGTCAACATCAACCGCTCGTTCAAACACTACGGTTGGTGCTCGCGAATCCGCGGGGTCGAGTCAGGCGGCGAAGTGCAAAACCTCCCCGCTCACACCTTCCCCACCGATGACGGCGGTGTGGACATGAAGTGCCCAACCGAAATTGCGATTTCGGACCGCCGCGAAGCCGAACTCGCGAAAAACGGCTTCATGCCCTTGCTGCACAAGAAGAACACTGATTTCGCCGCGTTCATCGGCGCCCAGTCGCTGCAGAAACCTGCCGAATACGACGACCCGGATGCCACCGCCAACGCCAACCTGGCCGCGCGTCTGCCGTATCTGTTCGCCACCTGCCGTTTCGCCCATTACCTCAAATGCATCGTGCGCGACAAAGTCGGCTCCTTCAAAGAGAAGGATGAGATGCAGCGCTGGCTGCAGGACTGGATTCTCAATTACGTCGATGGCGATCCGACGCACTCCACCGAAATCAGCAAAGCCCAGCACCCGTTGGCCGCTGCCGAAGTGGTGGTCGAGGACATCGAGGGCAACCCCGGTTACTACCAATCGAAGTTTTTCCTGCGGCCGCACTACCAGCTCGAAGGCCTGACGGTGTCCTTGCGACTCGTCTCCAAACTGCCTTCTGCGAAAAGCGCCTGA
- the tssJ gene encoding type VI secretion system lipoprotein TssJ: protein MFRRFLLMAVAVLLMTSCASDSEPEGPQPLSIALHFVAQAGVNPGSTGEPAPVRVRIYELKNDASFLRVDYFSLVERSQAVLDADLVDQGEALIHPGEQKIIGRTLHPDTVYVGLAVAYRDIDNAQWRTVLTVLPQQANAFLINLDALGVRSDAALNLDQ, encoded by the coding sequence ATGTTTCGTAGATTCCTACTGATGGCGGTCGCCGTGTTGCTGATGACTTCTTGTGCAAGTGACTCAGAGCCTGAGGGTCCGCAGCCGCTGTCCATCGCATTGCACTTTGTCGCCCAGGCCGGGGTTAATCCGGGCTCTACGGGTGAGCCGGCGCCGGTCCGGGTGCGCATTTATGAGCTGAAAAACGACGCCAGCTTTCTGCGTGTCGATTACTTCTCGCTGGTCGAGCGCTCGCAGGCAGTGCTCGACGCGGACCTCGTTGATCAGGGCGAGGCGCTGATCCATCCCGGTGAGCAAAAAATAATCGGCCGCACCCTCCATCCCGACACCGTCTATGTCGGGCTCGCCGTGGCTTACCGCGATATAGACAACGCGCAGTGGCGCACGGTACTGACCGTGCTGCCCCAACAGGCCAACGCGTTTTTGATCAACCTCGATGCCCTCGGTGTACGCAGTGACGCTGCGCTGAACCTCGACCAATAG
- a CDS encoding Hcp family type VI secretion system effector — protein sequence MAVDIFIKIGDIKGESMDTAHKDEIDVLSWNWGMTQSGNMHAGGGGGAGKVDVRDLSIIKHIDKATPNLMMHCSSGKHIDKVVLTVRKAGGENQVEYMVITLEEVLITSLDTGGSSTEDRFTEHLTLNFAQVMVDYQPQKADGTKEGGPIKYGWNIRTNTKR from the coding sequence ATGGCTGTTGATATTTTCATCAAGATTGGCGACATCAAAGGCGAGTCCATGGACACCGCCCACAAAGATGAAATCGACGTTTTGAGCTGGAACTGGGGCATGACCCAGTCAGGGAACATGCACGCGGGCGGCGGAGGCGGCGCTGGCAAGGTTGATGTTCGGGATCTGTCGATCATCAAGCACATCGATAAGGCCACTCCCAACCTGATGATGCATTGCTCCAGCGGCAAGCACATCGACAAGGTTGTCCTGACCGTGCGCAAGGCCGGCGGTGAAAACCAGGTCGAATACATGGTCATCACACTTGAAGAAGTGCTGATCACTTCGCTGGATACCGGCGGATCGAGTACCGAGGATCGCTTCACAGAGCACCTGACACTCAACTTCGCTCAGGTCATGGTCGACTACCAACCACAAAAAGCCGACGGCACCAAAGAAGGCGGCCCGATCAAGTACGGCTGGAACATCCGCACTAACACCAAGCGCTGA
- a CDS encoding DotU family type VI secretion system protein, with protein MYIKDDPLALVPGAPCGTQFMGRSIGGVPEPLGPVESMEPLSLPVAPLLESRAWGLNPIEAAAGPLLTLLARLRSTSTHAAPASLRAQLLAYLRQFEERAQANGVVRNDVLLARYILCSALDEAVLSTPWGSAGDWSKQSLLITVHNEAWGGEKIFQLLDHCLQSPHERLHLMELLYLCLCLGFEGRYRVMNDGRSQLEALRERTSAAIRTARGEHERELSPRWRGVTIVWQGLSRGTAPWAGFAAALAFLLMLLLGLRMMLAPDAQAVFDRIHALGESTFQPFERAEKPKMIESPRLAGLLADDIKANRVSVQDTPGRSVVTLRGDQMFVSGSATVIDELQPLMQRIAQALRRVKGQVRVTGHSDNHPISSPRFPSNWALSQARASQVQQILMVQTGQPDRFTSEGRSDTEPVASNDNSAGRAKNRRVEITVMAEEVE; from the coding sequence ATGTACATAAAAGACGATCCGTTGGCCTTGGTGCCAGGCGCTCCTTGCGGCACTCAGTTCATGGGGCGCTCAATTGGCGGTGTGCCCGAGCCGCTGGGGCCTGTTGAATCAATGGAGCCTCTGTCGCTCCCGGTTGCGCCGTTGCTCGAAAGTCGGGCATGGGGGCTCAATCCCATCGAGGCGGCAGCAGGGCCATTACTGACGTTGCTCGCCCGTTTGCGCAGTACGTCTACGCATGCGGCACCGGCCAGTTTGCGCGCCCAATTGCTGGCGTATTTACGCCAGTTCGAAGAGCGGGCTCAGGCGAACGGCGTGGTGCGCAACGATGTGCTGCTGGCGCGCTACATCCTGTGCTCTGCCCTTGATGAAGCGGTGTTGAGTACCCCTTGGGGCAGCGCTGGCGACTGGTCGAAGCAGAGCTTGCTGATCACGGTGCATAACGAAGCCTGGGGCGGCGAAAAGATTTTTCAGTTGCTCGATCACTGCCTGCAGAGCCCGCATGAGCGCCTGCACTTGATGGAGCTGCTTTACCTGTGTTTGTGCCTGGGCTTCGAAGGTCGTTATCGGGTTATGAACGATGGCCGCAGTCAGCTCGAGGCATTGCGTGAGCGCACCAGCGCAGCCATTCGCACCGCTCGGGGTGAGCACGAGCGTGAGCTGTCGCCGCGTTGGCGTGGCGTCACAATCGTGTGGCAAGGGCTGTCTCGAGGGACTGCTCCGTGGGCAGGTTTTGCCGCCGCACTGGCGTTTCTGCTGATGCTCCTGTTGGGTCTACGCATGATGCTGGCGCCCGATGCACAGGCGGTTTTCGACAGGATCCATGCGCTCGGTGAATCGACGTTTCAGCCGTTCGAGCGTGCCGAAAAGCCGAAAATGATTGAATCGCCAAGGTTGGCAGGCCTTCTAGCTGACGACATCAAAGCCAATCGCGTCAGCGTTCAAGACACGCCGGGGCGATCTGTCGTGACGCTTCGTGGTGACCAGATGTTTGTGTCTGGCAGCGCCACTGTGATCGATGAACTCCAGCCGCTGATGCAGCGAATCGCCCAGGCGCTTCGCCGGGTGAAAGGCCAGGTGCGCGTTACCGGTCACAGCGATAACCATCCCATTTCCAGTCCGAGGTTTCCGTCCAATTGGGCATTGTCCCAAGCTCGTGCATCTCAGGTGCAACAGATCCTCATGGTGCAAACCGGTCAGCCGGATCGCTTCACTTCAGAGGGCCGAAGCGACACCGAACCTGTTGCATCGAACGACAATTCGGCAGGACGGGCGAAGAATCGACGGGTTGAAATCACAGTCATGGCGGAGGAGGTCGAGTGA
- the tssF gene encoding type VI secretion system baseplate subunit TssF: MNPKLLDLYNQELQHVRENAAEFAKEFPKIAGRLTLSGIDCADPYVERLLEGFAYLTARVQLKLDAQYPVFTHNLLEIAYPHYLAPTPSMTVVQLQIDHDEGSLVSGFTLSRGSRLRASLSRDLATTCEFRTAHAVTLWPVTVSHAQYIGNPQALWGQLAASEPRAKAGLRITLRTGAGVPFNRLNLSNLPLYLNGADEQPFRLYEHLMGNVCAVFARQPGDTWAERLPHDSLKPCGFDDRETALPAVPQAFQGYRLLQEYFALPQRYLFVDITHLSGAVKRCTGQELELLVLFDRVDPSLENNVGAEHFALFCTPAINLFPMRADRIHLSDRVNEHHIIADRTRPTDFEVHSLSGVTGHSAGPEQDFLPFYAVREPSRYGKGNAFYTVRREPRVLSSEQRRSGTRSTYVGSETFISLVDSQQAPYRQTLRQLGVQALCTNRDLPLFMSVGSGATDFTLCDGAPVRAVRCLAGPSRPHASRAHDGSAWRLISQLSLNYLSLSEKGQGAAALRELLRLYGDDNDPVMALQIEGLLDVSSKPCTRRLPMPGPIAFGRGLEITLTFDENAFRGTGVFLLGAVFERFLARYVSINSFTETIIRTTERGEIMRWRAQPGRRPTL; encoded by the coding sequence ATGAACCCAAAACTGCTTGATCTTTACAACCAGGAACTGCAACACGTGCGCGAAAACGCTGCGGAGTTCGCCAAAGAGTTTCCGAAGATTGCCGGTCGCCTGACGCTGTCCGGAATCGATTGCGCCGATCCCTACGTTGAGCGCTTGCTCGAAGGCTTCGCGTATCTCACTGCTCGCGTTCAGCTCAAGCTGGATGCGCAATACCCGGTCTTCACCCATAACCTGCTGGAAATCGCCTACCCGCATTACCTCGCGCCGACGCCCTCGATGACCGTCGTGCAGCTGCAAATCGATCACGACGAAGGCTCGCTCGTCAGCGGCTTTACCTTGTCGCGTGGCAGCCGATTACGCGCCAGCCTGAGCCGCGATCTGGCGACTACATGTGAATTTCGCACCGCACATGCCGTGACGCTTTGGCCGGTGACCGTCAGCCACGCGCAATACATTGGCAATCCGCAGGCGCTCTGGGGGCAGCTCGCCGCCAGCGAACCCAGGGCCAAAGCGGGGCTGCGCATCACGTTGCGCACCGGCGCCGGCGTGCCATTCAACAGGCTGAACCTGAGCAACCTGCCGCTTTACCTCAACGGTGCAGATGAGCAGCCGTTTCGGCTGTATGAGCATTTGATGGGAAATGTTTGCGCAGTATTTGCCCGCCAGCCCGGCGATACATGGGCCGAGCGCCTGCCGCATGACTCGCTCAAACCCTGTGGCTTCGATGACCGCGAGACCGCGTTACCCGCGGTCCCGCAGGCCTTCCAGGGTTATCGACTGCTGCAAGAGTACTTTGCGCTGCCGCAACGCTATCTGTTCGTCGATATCACCCATTTGTCTGGCGCAGTAAAGCGCTGCACAGGTCAGGAACTGGAACTGTTGGTGCTGTTTGACCGGGTCGATCCAAGCCTGGAAAACAATGTGGGCGCAGAGCATTTCGCGTTGTTCTGCACACCGGCGATCAACCTGTTCCCGATGCGTGCGGACCGCATTCATCTCAGCGATCGGGTCAACGAGCACCACATCATCGCCGACCGCACACGCCCCACGGATTTCGAAGTGCATTCCTTGTCCGGTGTCACAGGGCACAGCGCTGGACCCGAACAAGACTTCCTGCCGTTCTACGCCGTGCGCGAGCCCTCTCGCTACGGGAAGGGAAACGCTTTCTACACCGTGCGCCGAGAGCCGCGTGTGCTTTCCAGCGAACAACGCCGCAGTGGTACGCGCTCGACTTACGTCGGCAGCGAAACATTCATCAGTCTGGTTGACAGTCAGCAGGCGCCGTATCGCCAGACATTGCGTCAACTGGGCGTGCAAGCACTGTGTACCAACCGCGACCTGCCGCTGTTCATGAGCGTGGGCAGCGGCGCGACAGACTTCACGCTCTGCGACGGCGCGCCCGTCAGGGCCGTGCGCTGTTTGGCGGGCCCGAGTCGACCACACGCCAGCCGCGCTCACGACGGAAGCGCGTGGCGGTTGATCAGCCAGTTATCGCTGAACTACCTGTCGCTGAGCGAGAAGGGGCAAGGCGCCGCCGCGTTGCGAGAACTGCTGCGTCTATACGGCGACGACAACGACCCGGTGATGGCGCTGCAAATCGAGGGGTTGCTGGATGTCAGCAGCAAGCCTTGCACACGCAGACTGCCCATGCCCGGGCCGATTGCGTTCGGTCGAGGCCTGGAGATCACGCTGACATTCGATGAAAACGCGTTTCGCGGCACCGGCGTGTTTCTTCTCGGCGCCGTGTTCGAGCGATTTCTGGCGCGTTATGTATCGATCAACAGTTTCACCGAAACCATCATTCGCACGACCGAACGCGGCGAGATCATGCGTTGGCGAGCCCAACCCGGCCGGCGGCCTACGCTGTGA